The following proteins come from a genomic window of Elusimicrobiota bacterium:
- a CDS encoding diguanylate cyclase, translated as MTPLYAPAGPLPDKIGPYRLLDKLGEGGSSVVHRAFHEDDPTQQVAIKFAKGLWSEADIETRVRFEHEADLLSRLSHENIVQLRRFGVHEGVLYLVMELATGRALSKLIVGREILKITDIVNVLRQVAQALAHAHGKGILHRDIKPSNVVVAMAEGSPRVKVLDFGLSRLQGRTGGAQTVGTFLYMSPEQLGILPQAVDERSDLYSLGLLAVEVLNGRHPFAGQGVRELIHSHAAVIPELPLETPDGLKGILLALLKKDPAERYASAAQLVKDLEVLEDRLRRGEGGAFPLRLGDVGGRLGVPRFLGRQPDLEVLREQHDKARGGGRACVLLTGSSGVGKSRLMGEAALGWTQGPVLWARGRDYGQAMAHGVVAELFRGVSSGSISASAAERVRAAVGDRGEDLLRLVPELRGILNGPMDRTDLAPERRQQRFLNVAVNVLQALGERESPLVLVVDDVQWVDDGSLQILRRLMESAESRSVLGVFIVRTEGVKESDSVQTFLEAVETVGETRRLVLEPLTEGQITAIVDSMLGGAVPEVSRAVVAQAKGSPLYAVEFLRTLVESGALQGGGKEGWRVADRSLLDEGQGGGVTGKIAERVELLGDEERAVIRLAAVLGNPFDFDVLTGAAGRRWGIEVDEAARRVARALELAGQSRLVESLGGGGKYVFCHNKIREAIDVRMSEELRLELHRCVGLALEESERAESRVFDLAHHFTRAGDTDRSVAYCLRAGEISLDRYAQREALGFFATTQRGLEIMNAGSERDAMERRLCERRGEAERMLGRYEEALRAYARAEALSVETGDRIRVKTLIGRALLSKGEYRRAGVVLEEALALAGAPLPRTRFGFVVGLLRELVVQVWHTMRPRRGQSADEAADKVLGRLYSELTLVFYFTDKKRLMLAHLRHMNFAERSGIPEIISSAYCYHGPAMASIGRASRGIAYLLKGLAHREQAGDRWGVAQARSYLANVYFLSGACREGIRQAQLAEPVFEELGDRWELTTLYLTIASLFSITESWDQSEAYAERARRLAAASKNWSGVALAIRVSAELVGRVPPERVIEQAQAQLPLCRAAGDHTAVFGLLYACGRATFAARQFEQSEEYFREAMDLRSRHPIARGNHIGLLLWVAEVLFARSRLVQDPKEKQRLKKESISFQKKARKETKMFIDLGRFRILNMKARFLYDEGKLKAAESLWRNAVGFAAGLYSENDMALLLSDFAEAILLQKRESAHRLFLQAARIHERTGNQLELERIRRLVPELVTAPATESTSAPRTGTESSSAAHGRLVEAERLETLVEVSVQLSGILNLEELFRRVVDDAARIFGAERAMLYLNEDTPEGYRQKAVSQTEGAKSEARPVPGAILVEVLKKGMSLLSEDAQLDEALNVSESVLSSGVHSFMAVPLRSKDRVLGGLYLDNRLLKGLFSKHDLKILEAFASQVSVALENGRLFAGQTRSQEELRQLYDASRELMGVLDRRLIYATFLSRSRSLTNATAAAMVFCEGAVPSVRLQSGFAPAQIKEIEAMSAGCQVREAAEKILNDGTAVYMVPLWVGDTLEGGVVVRDVREKRSRELLVHLATQCSLALHNARLYEMAITDEMTQVYQRRYYEMVTKNLVDRRARFSLILMDMNEFKVINDTRGHGVGDQVLKAVGQAMRQTLRVSDIAARIGGDEFAVVLTGESEEGTRQVMEKLREAVGAIRVETPGAAPPRVWASFGYAMSDEGDWAAVSAAADRRLYEDKRRSKKSPG; from the coding sequence ATGACACCCCTTTACGCGCCCGCCGGACCCCTGCCGGACAAGATCGGTCCCTATCGCCTGCTGGATAAATTGGGCGAGGGGGGCAGTTCCGTTGTCCACCGGGCATTCCACGAAGACGATCCCACCCAGCAAGTCGCGATCAAGTTTGCCAAAGGGCTCTGGAGCGAGGCGGACATAGAGACGCGTGTTCGATTCGAACACGAAGCGGACCTGCTGTCGCGGTTGTCCCACGAGAACATCGTTCAATTGCGTCGGTTTGGGGTGCACGAGGGGGTCCTCTATTTGGTGATGGAGTTGGCGACGGGGCGGGCGCTGTCCAAGTTGATCGTGGGCCGGGAGATTCTGAAGATCACGGACATTGTGAACGTGTTGCGGCAGGTGGCGCAGGCGTTGGCGCACGCGCACGGGAAGGGGATCCTCCACCGGGACATCAAGCCGTCAAACGTGGTGGTGGCGATGGCGGAGGGGAGCCCGCGGGTGAAAGTGTTGGACTTTGGTTTGAGCCGACTGCAGGGACGGACGGGGGGCGCGCAGACGGTGGGGACGTTTCTATACATGTCGCCGGAGCAATTGGGGATACTGCCGCAGGCGGTGGACGAGCGGAGCGACTTGTATTCGCTGGGCCTGTTGGCGGTGGAGGTGTTGAACGGGCGGCATCCTTTTGCGGGGCAAGGGGTGCGGGAGCTGATTCACAGCCACGCGGCGGTGATTCCGGAATTGCCGTTGGAGACGCCGGACGGCTTGAAGGGCATTTTGCTGGCGTTGTTGAAGAAGGACCCGGCGGAACGCTACGCGAGCGCGGCGCAGTTGGTGAAGGACTTGGAGGTGTTGGAAGATCGGTTGCGCCGTGGGGAGGGGGGGGCTTTCCCGCTGCGGTTGGGGGATGTGGGGGGACGGCTGGGGGTGCCGCGTTTTTTGGGTCGGCAGCCGGATCTGGAGGTATTGCGGGAACAGCACGACAAAGCGCGGGGCGGCGGGCGGGCGTGTGTCTTGTTGACAGGGTCATCGGGAGTGGGGAAAAGCCGATTGATGGGGGAAGCGGCGCTGGGATGGACGCAGGGGCCGGTGTTGTGGGCGCGTGGCCGGGATTACGGGCAGGCGATGGCGCACGGGGTGGTGGCGGAACTATTTCGTGGGGTGTCGTCAGGCTCGATTTCGGCGTCGGCGGCGGAGCGCGTTCGGGCGGCGGTGGGGGACCGGGGGGAGGATCTGTTGCGTCTGGTGCCGGAGTTGAGGGGAATTTTGAACGGTCCGATGGACAGGACGGATTTGGCACCGGAACGGCGGCAACAGCGTTTTCTGAATGTGGCCGTGAATGTTTTGCAGGCGCTGGGGGAACGGGAGTCGCCGTTGGTGTTGGTGGTGGACGACGTGCAATGGGTGGACGATGGGAGTCTGCAGATCTTGCGTCGGCTTATGGAGAGCGCGGAGAGCCGGTCTGTGTTGGGGGTGTTCATCGTCCGGACGGAGGGGGTGAAAGAGAGCGATTCGGTGCAAACGTTTTTGGAGGCGGTGGAGACGGTGGGGGAAACCCGTCGGCTGGTTTTGGAGCCGTTGACGGAAGGGCAGATCACGGCGATCGTGGATTCCATGTTGGGGGGCGCGGTGCCGGAGGTTTCGCGGGCGGTGGTGGCGCAGGCAAAGGGGAGTCCGTTGTACGCGGTGGAGTTTTTGCGGACGTTGGTGGAGTCGGGGGCGTTGCAGGGGGGCGGGAAGGAAGGGTGGCGGGTGGCGGACCGGTCTCTGCTGGACGAAGGGCAGGGAGGTGGGGTGACGGGGAAGATCGCGGAGCGTGTGGAATTGTTGGGGGATGAGGAGCGGGCGGTGATTCGGCTGGCGGCGGTGCTGGGGAATCCCTTTGATTTCGATGTGTTGACAGGGGCGGCGGGGCGGCGGTGGGGAATTGAGGTGGACGAGGCGGCCCGGCGTGTGGCGCGGGCGTTGGAGTTGGCGGGTCAGTCGCGGTTGGTGGAGTCGTTGGGGGGGGGTGGGAAATACGTTTTTTGCCACAACAAGATTCGTGAAGCGATCGACGTCCGGATGAGCGAGGAATTGCGGTTGGAGCTACATCGGTGCGTGGGTTTGGCGCTGGAAGAATCGGAGAGGGCCGAAAGTCGTGTGTTTGATTTGGCCCACCATTTCACGCGGGCGGGGGACACGGACCGGTCCGTGGCGTACTGTTTGCGGGCGGGGGAGATCAGTTTGGATCGGTACGCGCAGCGGGAGGCGTTGGGTTTTTTCGCGACGACGCAGCGTGGGTTGGAGATCATGAACGCGGGGAGCGAGCGGGACGCGATGGAGCGGCGTCTTTGCGAGCGGCGGGGGGAAGCGGAGCGGATGTTGGGTCGCTACGAGGAAGCGCTGCGGGCTTACGCGCGAGCGGAGGCGCTGAGCGTGGAAACGGGGGACCGGATCCGCGTGAAAACCCTGATAGGGCGGGCGCTCCTTTCCAAAGGGGAATACCGGCGGGCGGGGGTGGTGTTGGAGGAGGCGCTGGCCTTGGCGGGGGCGCCGCTGCCGCGGACGCGGTTCGGGTTTGTTGTCGGTCTTCTGCGGGAATTGGTGGTTCAAGTCTGGCACACGATGCGCCCGCGGCGGGGGCAATCGGCGGATGAGGCCGCGGACAAGGTGTTGGGACGGTTGTATTCCGAATTGACCCTGGTGTTCTATTTCACGGATAAAAAGCGGCTCATGTTGGCCCATTTACGACATATGAATTTTGCCGAACGGTCGGGGATCCCAGAAATAATCTCGTCGGCGTACTGTTACCACGGTCCCGCGATGGCCTCGATCGGGCGGGCCTCGCGCGGCATCGCGTACCTTTTGAAAGGGCTGGCCCACCGCGAGCAGGCGGGGGACCGTTGGGGCGTGGCGCAGGCCCGAAGTTATCTCGCCAATGTCTATTTTCTGAGTGGGGCATGCCGCGAAGGGATACGGCAGGCGCAGTTGGCGGAACCTGTGTTTGAAGAGTTGGGGGATCGCTGGGAATTGACCACCCTGTATCTGACGATCGCTTCGCTCTTTTCAATCACCGAAAGTTGGGATCAATCGGAGGCCTACGCGGAACGGGCGCGACGGTTGGCGGCGGCTTCCAAAAACTGGTCCGGGGTGGCCCTGGCCATTCGCGTGAGTGCGGAATTGGTGGGTCGGGTGCCCCCCGAGCGTGTGATCGAACAAGCGCAGGCGCAGCTGCCCCTCTGCCGCGCCGCGGGCGACCACACCGCGGTCTTTGGACTTTTGTACGCCTGTGGCCGCGCCACTTTCGCCGCCCGTCAATTCGAACAGTCCGAGGAATATTTTCGCGAGGCGATGGACCTGAGATCCCGACATCCCATCGCGCGGGGAAATCACATCGGATTGCTTCTCTGGGTGGCTGAAGTCTTGTTCGCCCGGTCCCGCCTTGTTCAGGATCCCAAAGAAAAACAACGCCTGAAGAAAGAATCCATCAGTTTTCAAAAGAAGGCAAGAAAGGAAACGAAGATGTTCATTGACTTGGGTCGTTTCCGCATCTTGAACATGAAGGCCCGTTTTCTCTACGACGAGGGAAAACTCAAGGCCGCCGAGAGTCTTTGGAGAAACGCCGTCGGTTTCGCCGCGGGGCTCTATAGCGAAAACGACATGGCCTTGCTCCTTTCCGATTTTGCCGAAGCTATATTGTTGCAGAAGCGGGAAAGCGCCCATAGGCTCTTTTTGCAAGCGGCTCGAATCCACGAACGGACAGGGAACCAACTGGAGCTGGAGCGGATCAGGCGGCTGGTGCCGGAATTGGTGACCGCGCCGGCGACCGAATCCACCTCCGCGCCCCGCACGGGGACGGAATCCTCTTCAGCCGCTCATGGCCGCCTGGTGGAGGCGGAACGACTGGAGACCTTGGTGGAAGTTTCGGTGCAGTTGAGCGGGATTCTGAACTTGGAGGAATTGTTCCGTCGCGTGGTGGACGACGCGGCGCGAATCTTCGGCGCGGAACGCGCCATGCTCTATTTGAATGAAGACACGCCGGAGGGGTACCGTCAAAAGGCGGTGTCGCAAACGGAGGGCGCCAAGTCCGAAGCGCGTCCGGTCCCGGGAGCGATCTTGGTGGAAGTTTTGAAAAAAGGGATGAGCCTCCTCAGCGAGGACGCCCAACTGGACGAGGCGCTGAACGTGTCGGAAAGCGTCCTTTCCTCCGGAGTGCATTCGTTCATGGCGGTCCCGTTGAGATCGAAGGACCGTGTGTTGGGGGGCCTCTACTTGGACAACCGGTTGCTGAAGGGATTGTTCTCTAAACACGATTTGAAGATTTTGGAGGCGTTCGCCTCGCAGGTGTCGGTGGCGTTGGAGAACGGGCGTCTGTTCGCGGGGCAAACGCGCTCGCAAGAAGAGTTGCGGCAGTTGTACGACGCGAGCCGGGAATTGATGGGGGTGCTGGACCGGCGGTTGATCTACGCGACGTTTCTGTCGCGGAGCCGGAGCTTGACCAACGCGACGGCGGCGGCGATGGTGTTTTGCGAAGGCGCGGTGCCGTCGGTGCGGCTGCAAAGCGGTTTTGCGCCGGCGCAGATCAAGGAGATCGAGGCCATGTCGGCGGGGTGCCAGGTGCGGGAGGCGGCGGAGAAGATCCTGAACGACGGGACGGCGGTGTACATGGTGCCTCTGTGGGTGGGGGACACGTTGGAAGGGGGTGTGGTGGTGCGCGACGTGCGGGAGAAGCGATCGCGGGAACTGCTGGTGCACCTGGCGACGCAGTGCTCGCTGGCGCTGCACAACGCGCGGCTGTATGAGATGGCGATCACGGATGAGATGACGCAGGTGTATCAGCGCCGGTATTACGAGATGGTGACGAAGAATTTGGTGGATCGACGGGCTCGTTTTTCGCTTATTTTGATGGACATGAACGAGTTCAAGGTCATCAACGACACGCGGGGGCACGGGGTGGGAGACCAGGTTTTGAAGGCGGTGGGTCAGGCGATGCGGCAAACGCTGCGTGTGAGCGACATCGCGGCGCGGATCGGCGGGGACGAGTTTGCGGTGGTGTTGACGGGGGAGAGCGAGGAGGGGACGCGGCAGGTGATGGAGAAACTGCGGGAGGCGGTGGGGGCGATTCGGGTGGAGACGCCGGGGGCGGCGCCGCCGCGGGTGTGGGCGAGTTTTGGGTACGCGATGTCCGATGAAGGGGACTGGGCGGCGGTGTCGGCGGCGGCGGACCGGCGGTTGTACGAAGACAAACGCCGGAGCAAAAAGTCCCCCGGATAG
- a CDS encoding PAS domain S-box protein has product MSAPPLNRRASGDAARWRQRQWVGDALGGLVLLSILVNGVFVFASLHRTPLSVFLGGRDTAHFVFILGLILLGFIVLWRLGPRHFPLRFLAGSSVRAVVLRQFLPVAAAAVLVFDVLNVASNGNEKLTFSSFFVLLLSLVSIVYLSFRSSVVIGRRIETSLKESEDRYTVLVNSLKDHAVLLLDPVGHIITWNAGAEHIFGFSAEEVMGDLVSRFSPGGEREGGKMENTFRKATIQSFFEEEGWRGRKDGSLFWAEIVTTPFTNEKNVVLGFSQVLRDITRRKQTQDALTASLREKEALLKEIHHRVKNNLQMISSLLRLQSENIQDPALLAIFLESQNRVRSMAIIHECLYQSPDLARMDFSDYVLKLTDNLLRTYSVQMDKIKLRLDVAKVP; this is encoded by the coding sequence GTGAGCGCCCCCCCTTTGAACAGAAGAGCCTCCGGTGACGCCGCCCGTTGGCGTCAGCGCCAATGGGTGGGGGACGCCCTGGGAGGCCTCGTCCTTTTGTCGATCCTTGTCAACGGGGTCTTTGTCTTCGCCTCCCTGCACAGAACGCCCCTGTCCGTTTTCCTTGGCGGCAGGGATACCGCTCATTTCGTTTTTATCCTGGGACTCATACTCCTGGGGTTCATTGTCTTGTGGCGGTTGGGGCCTCGGCATTTCCCCCTTCGCTTCCTGGCGGGTTCTTCGGTCCGGGCGGTGGTCCTTCGCCAATTCCTCCCGGTCGCCGCCGCGGCGGTGCTGGTCTTTGATGTTCTGAACGTGGCCTCCAATGGCAACGAGAAACTGACTTTCTCCTCATTTTTCGTTCTCCTTCTGTCCCTCGTTTCAATCGTTTACCTTTCGTTTCGAAGCTCCGTGGTGATCGGCCGTCGCATCGAGACCTCTCTAAAGGAAAGCGAGGATCGATACACCGTCCTCGTCAACAGCCTGAAGGACCACGCGGTATTGCTCTTAGACCCGGTCGGCCACATCATCACCTGGAACGCGGGCGCCGAACACATTTTCGGGTTCTCGGCGGAAGAAGTGATGGGCGATCTCGTTTCGCGCTTTTCCCCGGGGGGGGAGCGGGAAGGCGGGAAGATGGAAAACACCTTTCGAAAGGCGACGATCCAAAGCTTTTTTGAAGAGGAGGGTTGGCGGGGGCGAAAAGACGGTTCCCTTTTCTGGGCGGAAATCGTGACGACCCCGTTCACAAACGAAAAGAATGTCGTATTGGGTTTCTCCCAGGTCCTCCGGGATATTACACGCCGAAAACAAACACAGGACGCCCTGACCGCGTCTCTTCGGGAAAAAGAGGCCTTGCTAAAAGAAATCCACCACCGCGTTAAAAACAATCTCCAGATGATCTCCAGTCTCCTTCGCCTCCAGTCGGAGAACATTCAAGACCCGGCCCTCCTGGCCATTTTCTTGGAAAGCCAAAACCGGGTGCGCTCCATGGCCATTATTCACGAATGCCTCTACCAATCACCGGACCTGGCCCGCATGGACTTTTCGGATTACGTGCTCAAACTGACCGACAATCTGCTCCGAACCTACAGCGTTCAAATGGACAAAATCAAGCTGAGGCTCGACGTGGCCAAGGTTCCCTGA
- a CDS encoding DUF3309 family protein has product MKSVSHWVTEKENAMGGRQTNQWIVGILLTYMAAFLPFWPYSHSGDYNISGKIAVILSVFIVLKITKYL; this is encoded by the coding sequence TTGAAAAGCGTGTCTCATTGGGTGACGGAAAAGGAGAACGCCATGGGTGGACGGCAGACGAACCAATGGATTGTTGGGATCTTGTTGACCTACATGGCGGCGTTCCTGCCTTTTTGGCCTTACAGTCACTCGGGGGACTACAACATCAGTGGAAAAATCGCCGTCATCCTTTCCGTTTTTATCGTTTTGAAGATAACGAAATACCTCTGA
- a CDS encoding lmo0937 family membrane protein: MLWTIAVVLMVLWVLGFVSSYTMGGFIHVLLVVAVVLVLVRLIQGRPIIKG, from the coding sequence ATGCTTTGGACCATTGCCGTTGTATTAATGGTGTTGTGGGTGCTTGGGTTTGTTAGTTCTTACACGATGGGAGGGTTTATCCACGTCCTCTTGGTGGTGGCCGTGGTGCTGGTGCTCGTTCGCCTCATTCAGGGGCGGCCCATCATCAAAGGATAA
- a CDS encoding lmo0937 family membrane protein produces MLEVMAVVLLILWILGLVSAHTMGGFIHLLLILAVIVVGVRFFQKKRA; encoded by the coding sequence ATGCTTGAGGTCATGGCGGTTGTTTTGCTGATTTTGTGGATACTGGGCCTGGTGAGCGCGCACACCATGGGCGGGTTCATTCACCTTCTCTTAATTTTGGCGGTGATCGTTGTGGGGGTACGTTTTTTTCAGAAGAAACGCGCTTGA
- a CDS encoding RNA polymerase sigma factor, whose translation MAIADDASLPDEELIAAIRAGDREAFAVLVNKHRPPLLEMACRILGQKEEAEDVLQEVFMSVHTHLQSFRGEAKLSTWLYTIALNRVRNQIRRRGKRQMVFLDAGSEEGANRRELPERGHALDEIVAQGRDSEKLRSAVEELPETFRSIFILHYYQHFPLKEIAKRLEKPLGTIKVYLHRGRKHVYAAFVRPPSVVAPLSEPGRFP comes from the coding sequence TTGGCCATTGCTGACGACGCGTCCCTCCCCGACGAAGAACTGATCGCCGCCATCCGTGCGGGTGACCGGGAGGCGTTTGCCGTGCTGGTCAACAAACACCGTCCACCGCTGTTGGAAATGGCGTGTCGTATTCTCGGTCAGAAGGAAGAAGCCGAGGACGTTCTGCAGGAGGTCTTCATGAGCGTCCACACCCACCTGCAGAGTTTCCGTGGCGAGGCCAAACTCTCCACCTGGCTTTACACCATTGCGCTGAACCGGGTCCGCAACCAAATCCGACGGCGAGGGAAACGGCAAATGGTTTTCCTGGACGCCGGGTCGGAGGAAGGGGCCAACCGCCGGGAACTTCCGGAGAGAGGGCACGCCCTGGATGAAATCGTGGCTCAAGGGAGGGATTCCGAGAAGCTCCGGTCCGCCGTGGAAGAACTCCCCGAAACCTTTCGCTCGATATTCATTCTTCACTATTACCAACACTTCCCGCTAAAAGAGATCGCCAAACGGCTCGAAAAGCCCCTGGGGACGATCAAGGTCTACCTCCACCGAGGGCGCAAACACGTTTACGCCGCTTTCGTGCGCCCCCCCTCAGTGGTCGCCCCGCTTTCCGAGCCCGGGAGGTTTCCTTGA
- a CDS encoding DNA starvation/stationary phase protection protein, with protein sequence MNKNKVNGTDAVMDRAHPRTGLNARETQAFGRLIKLPIALAEKACAASVDNLNQLLADTMTLRDLYKKHHWQVSGPTFNLLHLLFDKHFQEQSVLVDMVAERIQTLGGVGIAMAADVAETTIVPRAPRGREGVRAQLARLLHAHEIVLEETRAMARNADEIGDEGTNDLLVSNIIRTNELQVWFASQHLVQDPVEGNNSK encoded by the coding sequence ATGAACAAGAACAAAGTGAACGGAACGGACGCGGTCATGGATCGCGCGCATCCTCGGACGGGTTTGAACGCGCGGGAGACACAGGCGTTCGGCCGTCTTATTAAGTTGCCCATCGCCCTTGCGGAAAAGGCGTGCGCGGCCAGCGTGGACAACCTGAACCAACTCTTGGCCGACACAATGACCCTGCGGGATCTTTACAAGAAACATCATTGGCAGGTGTCCGGCCCCACGTTTAACCTGCTCCACCTTTTGTTCGATAAGCATTTCCAGGAACAAAGCGTTTTGGTGGATATGGTGGCCGAACGGATTCAGACGCTGGGCGGAGTCGGCATTGCGATGGCGGCGGATGTGGCGGAAACCACCATTGTTCCTCGCGCCCCGCGGGGCCGGGAGGGGGTTCGGGCCCAATTGGCCCGTCTCCTCCATGCCCATGAAATCGTGTTGGAAGAAACGCGAGCCATGGCGCGGAACGCTGACGAGATCGGAGATGAAGGGACGAACGATCTTTTGGTCAGCAATATTATTCGGACCAATGAACTTCAGGTCTGGTTCGCTTCCCAGCACTTGGTTCAAGACCCGGTGGAAGGAAATAATTCCAAGTAA
- a CDS encoding OmpA family protein, translating to MKSTWSAIVLSVVMINQGGLRAAPQIAKPLYQVTVVQSAAKAINYRNLDGSVEIDFKGTVLLPSANGMASVKNKSGVTNIKAEFENVSAPSQFGAEYLTYIFWGISPDGKATNLGELIIKDGKAEIETKTPLQTLALIVTAEPYFAVSQPSNVVVLENAIKPGNKDKIELVDAKFELLPRGDYTKNIAATDQPIQAMDKKTPFNVYQARNAVRIARAAGAETYAADGYKNAERLLALSETKAGGKKGRSMTAREAVQSAEDSRSLSVKRQADETVTSAIEEAATATVGQMKAEEAQYKAERAKGMSDTERSAALALASQAVASSNEAQADAKVARASAAQAESEKAVLRAQLLNQLNAILQTRDTARGLIVNMSDTLFQTGSSTLASPAREKLAKMAGIVASHPGLTLQVEGHTDSVGSDESNQRLSEKRAEAVREYLANQGVPGNSVTSKGFGETMPIASNDTPQGRQKNRRVEMILNGAPIQTATTTK from the coding sequence ATGAAATCAACATGGTCAGCAATAGTTTTATCGGTTGTTATGATAAATCAGGGTGGGCTCAGAGCCGCTCCCCAGATTGCAAAACCGCTCTACCAAGTGACGGTGGTGCAAAGCGCGGCGAAAGCCATCAATTACCGGAACTTGGACGGGTCCGTTGAAATTGATTTCAAGGGCACCGTGCTTCTTCCGAGCGCGAATGGAATGGCGTCCGTTAAGAACAAGTCCGGGGTCACCAATATCAAGGCCGAATTCGAAAATGTGTCCGCGCCAAGCCAGTTCGGAGCCGAATACTTAACTTACATCTTCTGGGGCATCTCCCCGGATGGAAAAGCCACCAACCTGGGGGAGTTGATCATCAAAGACGGAAAAGCGGAAATCGAAACCAAAACCCCGCTCCAGACCTTGGCCCTGATTGTGACGGCGGAACCTTACTTCGCCGTATCCCAACCAAGCAATGTGGTTGTTTTGGAGAACGCGATCAAGCCGGGAAACAAAGACAAGATCGAATTAGTTGACGCTAAATTCGAGCTTCTACCACGCGGAGACTACACCAAGAACATCGCCGCCACGGATCAGCCGATTCAGGCCATGGACAAGAAAACACCCTTCAACGTGTATCAGGCCCGGAATGCGGTGCGGATTGCCAGAGCCGCCGGAGCGGAAACCTACGCGGCGGATGGGTATAAAAACGCGGAACGATTGCTCGCTCTGTCCGAAACCAAAGCAGGCGGAAAAAAAGGCCGCTCCATGACGGCTCGCGAAGCCGTGCAAAGCGCCGAAGACAGCCGATCTTTAAGCGTCAAACGTCAAGCCGACGAAACGGTGACCAGCGCCATTGAGGAGGCGGCCACAGCCACCGTAGGCCAAATGAAGGCGGAAGAGGCTCAGTACAAAGCCGAACGGGCGAAAGGGATGTCTGATACCGAACGTTCCGCGGCCCTCGCTCTCGCGAGCCAGGCCGTGGCGTCTTCCAACGAGGCTCAAGCGGACGCCAAGGTGGCCCGTGCATCCGCCGCCCAAGCGGAAAGCGAAAAAGCCGTCTTGCGGGCTCAACTGCTAAACCAGTTAAACGCCATTCTCCAAACGCGCGATACAGCGCGGGGACTGATTGTGAACATGTCCGACACGCTCTTCCAAACAGGAAGCTCGACGCTCGCCTCACCTGCGCGCGAGAAGTTGGCCAAAATGGCAGGAATTGTCGCCTCGCATCCAGGCCTCACCCTCCAAGTGGAAGGTCATACCGATAGCGTGGGGAGCGACGAATCCAATCAACGGTTATCGGAAAAAAGGGCTGAAGCCGTGAGAGAATATCTCGCGAATCAGGGCGTTCCCGGGAATTCCGTCACTTCCAAGGGGTTCGGAGAAACCATGCCTATCGCCTCGAACGACACCCCTCAAGGCCGTCAAAAAAACCGCCGGGTCGAAATGATCCTGAACGGTGCCCCCATCCAAACGGCGACCACAACAAAATAA